A genomic region of Lytechinus pictus isolate F3 Inbred chromosome 2, Lp3.0, whole genome shotgun sequence contains the following coding sequences:
- the LOC129282179 gene encoding gamma-aminobutyric acid type B receptor subunit 2-like, giving the protein MSVLASESFTHDPSDAIQRLKQKDVRIIVGNFYENTARKVFCEAYKHDLYGASYVWFLVGYYTPDWQHRVDPNEVDCSPHQILLASEGYLTATWSMNGRNEKPTITGRTPQQFRDDMAAILGHVIDLNGQDVAANAHDAMWAIALGLNASIPEIAPRRLEQYTYGDEDMVDIFKAKIEQTDFDGVSGPVSFSPVGDRIGVFLVEQNRDGSERVIGTAQRGKSITWIYPRTDIWINNDGEPPSDHDKTRIIRIYQGVPRLEVIVVGALATAGVVLAISFLVFNVAYRNIRVIKMSSPRMNNLIVIGIIIAYLSAVLFGLDYDGMSDVTRKYICTARLWTITIAFTLAFGGMFTKMWRVYTIIVYKKTQRKVIKDVQLFAIILVFFIIDLIILILREIIDSYYIIEESTRKSQTAEDIRNDVVFVDFHKACVSTRETVWLTMLMVIKLFVMIFGAFLAWQTRNINVPALNDSYHVGLSIYNVAICCAVAVPLSIFKVGNLAVAYGLVASFMLLCATTSLCLLFFPKALAVRRGVNNVGPDNRIKTISSAVENSGSRNQERATDRLKAKEPVRITSSAHSSAMGNEGRSNRMF; this is encoded by the exons ATGTCTGTTCTTGCATCGGAGTCGTTCACACATGATCCGTCGGATGCGATTCAACGGTTAAAG CAAAAGGATGTTCGAATAATTGTGGGTAATTTCTACGAGAATACAGCACGGAAAGTCTTTTGTGAG GCATACAAGCACGATCTTTATGGCGCATCTTATGTGTGGTTCTTGGTTGGATATTACACACCTGATTGGCAGCACCGTGTGGATCCAAATGAGGTAGACTGTTCCCCTCATCAAATCTTACTGGCCAGCGAGGGTTATCTCACAGCTACATGGAGTATGAATGGGAGAAATGAAAAACCAACCATTACAGGTCGT ACCCCTCAGCAGTTCCGCGATgatatggcagccatcttgggtCATGTGATTGATCTCAATGGCCAGGATGTGGCGGCAAACGCTCATGATGCAATGTGGGCGATTGCATTAGGACTCAATGCATCTATACCTGAAATAGCACCACGTAGACTTGAACAGTATACATACGGTGATGAAGATATGGTAGATATTTTCAAGGCCAAAATCGAGCAAACTGATTTCGATGGCGTGTCG GGTCCGGTAAGCTTTTCACCTGTTGGCGACCGAATTGGTGTCTTTCTCGTTGAACAGAATAGAG atGGCTCTGAGAGGGTAATTGGAACTGCACAGAGAGGAAAATCAATTACTTGGATATATCCAAGAACGGACATATGGATAAACAACG ATGGAGAGCCGCCATCGGATCATGATAAGACACGTATCATCAGGATCTATCAGGGAGTACCTCGTCTAGAAGTCATTGTCGTCGGTGCCCTTGCTACTGCCGGTGTTGTCCTTGCTATTTCTTTTCTCGTTTTCAACGTAGCCTACAGAAATATAAG AGTGATTAAGATGTCCAGTCCAAGAATGAACAATCTGATCGTCATAGGAATCATCATCGCATATTTATCAGCCGTACTGTTTGGACTTGATTATGACGGAATGAGTGACGTCACTAGAAAGTACATCTGTACG GCCCGTTTATGGACAATTACAATAGCATTCACACTCGCCTTCGGTGGAATGTTCACTAAAATGTGGAGAGTTTACACTATAATCGTCTACAAGAAAACGCAGCGCaag GTCATCAAGGATGTTCAGTTATTTGCTATTATACTGGTATTCTTCATCATCGatctcatcatcctcatcttaAGAGAAATTATCGATAGCTACTACATCATTGAGGAATCTACACGGAAATCACAG ACGGCAGAGGATATCCGAAATGATGTTGTATTTGTGGATTTTCACAAGGCTTGTGTGTCTACACGAGAGACAGTCTGGCTGACAATGCTTATGGTTATTAAACTATTCGTTATGATTTTCGGTGCATTCCTCGCTTGGCAGACGAG GAATATTAATGTGCCAGCCTTGAATGACAGTTACCACGTGGGCCTTTCTATTTATAACGTGGCTATTTGTTGTGCTGTGGCAGTACCACTCAGTATATTCAAAGTGGGTAATTTGGCTGTTGCGTATGGTTTGGTGGCTTCATTCATGCTCCTCTGCGCAACCACCTCGCTGTGTCTTCTCTTCTTTCCGAAG GCCCTTGCAGTCCGCCGAGGCGTCAACAACGTGGGGCCTGATAACAGGATTAAGACCATATCATCGGCAGTCGAAAATTCGGGTTCCCGCAATCAGGAGAGAGCGACGGATAGGTTGAAAGCGAAGGAACCTGTCAGGATTACATCATCGGCTCATAGTAGTGCCATGGGCAACGAAGGAAGATCCAATCGAATGttctaa